The window GTTCTCATAAAAATTATTGGAGAATAATTTCTATCAGAGAAGGGAAAACGAAAAAACGGACAAAAAAGAGTGCTACGAGCGAATTACGGAAACCCTCAAATAAACTTCCTTCCCGTTAATATCCCATTTTTTCATTTTATCGGTATCCACATTTTCAACCAGATCCGTTGTCAGCGTTTCCGATTTTATATATTCACCAAATATTTCAAGAGTTTTTTTGATTTCCATTTCTTCTGAGAAAAATTCAACTTTTATACGATCCACGATCTCAAAAGCATTTTCCTTACGCATGAATTGGATTTTATTCACTAACTCGCGAGCATATCCTTGCTGAAGCAATTCAGCATCTATTTGCGTGTCGAGCACAACGAATGTTTCACCATTTCCGTTAAAAACAGAATTTTCTTTGGAATTCTCGAAAATATCTAATCCTTCCTCATCAAATTTTATTTCGATATTGTCAATCTCAAGATGATAAACGCCAGTTTGTCTTATTTCTGCAACAATATGATTTGCATCCAAATTTTTAAGTGCAGAAACAATATGCGGCATGTGTTTTCCATACTTCGGACCTAAAACTTTGAAATTCGCTTTCACTTCATAATCAATGAAATCTTCTTTACTCGTAACAAAATCAATATTAGTAACATTTATTTCTTCCACGATCAGTGCTTTCATTTTCCCAACAACATCTCTGAATTTTTCCTGCACATAAAGAGTTTTTAGAGGTTGACGCACTTTGATTTGAGCTTCATTTCTGGCAGCACGAGCCAGAGAAACTATCTCAATTATGCTTTTCATATCGTTTTCCAGAACAACATCAATGAATTCAGAATTTGAACTAGGGTAATCTTGCAGATGAACACTTTCTTCCCCGGTAAGATTTGTATAAATATCTTCAGCAAAGAACGGTGCAAATGGGGCAATTAGTTTTGCGATATTTATGAGTAATTCATACAAAGTTTGATAAGCAGCAATTTTATCTTTTTTCATGCCGGAAATCCAGCAGCGTTTACGAATTCTGCGTACATACCAATTGCTAACGTCATCCAGAATAAAAGTTTGTAAAAGACGAACAGATCGCGTTAGTTGGAAAATATCATTATTTTCTATTACTTTTTGGGTAACCGAGTTCAATCTTGAAACGATCCAGCGATCAATTTCCGGACGTTCGGAAACCGGCACAGAATATTCCTCGCGGCTATAATTATCTATATTTGCATAAGTTACAAAGAAAGATAGCACGTTTTTCAGTGTTCCGAAAAGTTTATTTGTAACCTCTTTGATTCCCTCTTCATCAAATTTTGTTGGCGTCCAAGGAGGGCTAACTGCGAGCATAAACCATCTTGTGGCATCAGCACCGTATTTATTCAATATGTCAAAAACATTGACTGCATTGCCTTTGGATTTGCTCATTTTCTTGCCGTTTTTATCCAGAACAAGGTCATTTACCAGACATCTTTTATATGAGGATTTCCCGGTGATAAAGGTTGAAATTGCAAGAAGAGTGTAAAACCACCCTCTTGTCTGATCAATTCCCTCTGCAATGAAATCTGCGGGAAAAAGCTCTTTTTCGAATTTATCTTTATTTTCAAAGGGATAATGCCATTGGGCAAACGGCATGGAACCGGAATCAAACCAGCAATCAATTACTTCCGGAGTCCGTTTCATTTTTCCGCCGCATTCAGGGCATGTAAAATAAATATCGTCCACAAAAGGTCGGTGCAATTCGATGTTCTCGGGAATCGGAGAACCGTCTTCAAATTTTCCCTTCTCTCTTAAATCAGAGATGGATTCGGGTGAATCTAGCTTGCCGCATTTTTCACAAACCCAAATATTTAGCGGAGTTCCCCAAAATCTATTTCGGCTGATCGCCCAGTCTATATTGTTTTCCAGCCAATCCCCAAATCTTCCTTCTCCAATATATTTTGGGAACCATTCGATCTGATGATTGTTTTCGATCATTTGTTTCTTGAAAGCTGAAGTTTTTATATACCAGGATTTTCGGGCAAAATAAATAAGCGGACTATCACAACGCCAGCAGAAAGGATATGTGTGTTTTATTTGTTCGCGTTTGTAGAGTGCACCGTTTCGCTTTAGAGTTCGGATAATATCCTTATCCGCATCCTTGACGAAAACTCCCGCCCAATCTGTGATCCGGTCTGTAAATTTTCCTTCTT of the Candidatus Cloacimonadota bacterium genome contains:
- the ileS gene encoding isoleucine--tRNA ligase, producing MFKEIDVKEKANEFEARINKYWEENGIAKKSENFREGAPKYIFFEGPPTANGMPGIHHAISRTLKDTVCRYKTMKGFQVKRKAGWDTHGLPVEIEVQKQLGISDKKEIESFGIAEFNKKCRESVFKYEKEWREMTKMLGYWLDLDNAYITLTNEYIETVWWLLNQFWKKGMIYEDNKIVPFCPSCGTPLSSHEVAQGYREVEDPSVFIKFKAKDEENTYFLAWTTTPWTLISNMALVVHPEYKYVKVKTGGEYLILSKSRLNVLDDEYEIVEEFIGKELEGKEYEQLFPFIKPEKKAFFVALGDYVTLDDGTGVVHTAPAFGEDDYRIGKKYDLPFVRPVNEEGKFTDRITDWAGVFVKDADKDIIRTLKRNGALYKREQIKHTYPFCWRCDSPLIYFARKSWYIKTSAFKKQMIENNHQIEWFPKYIGEGRFGDWLENNIDWAISRNRFWGTPLNIWVCEKCGKLDSPESISDLREKGKFEDGSPIPENIELHRPFVDDIYFTCPECGGKMKRTPEVIDCWFDSGSMPFAQWHYPFENKDKFEKELFPADFIAEGIDQTRGWFYTLLAISTFITGKSSYKRCLVNDLVLDKNGKKMSKSKGNAVNVFDILNKYGADATRWFMLAVSPPWTPTKFDEEGIKEVTNKLFGTLKNVLSFFVTYANIDNYSREEYSVPVSERPEIDRWIVSRLNSVTQKVIENNDIFQLTRSVRLLQTFILDDVSNWYVRRIRKRCWISGMKKDKIAAYQTLYELLINIAKLIAPFAPFFAEDIYTNLTGEESVHLQDYPSSNSEFIDVVLENDMKSIIEIVSLARAARNEAQIKVRQPLKTLYVQEKFRDVVGKMKALIVEEINVTNIDFVTSKEDFIDYEVKANFKVLGPKYGKHMPHIVSALKNLDANHIVAEIRQTGVYHLEIDNIEIKFDEEGLDIFENSKENSVFNGNGETFVVLDTQIDAELLQQGYARELVNKIQFMRKENAFEIVDRIKVEFFSEEMEIKKTLEIFGEYIKSETLTTDLVENVDTDKMKKWDINGKEVYLRVSVIRS